The Verrucomicrobium spinosum DSM 4136 = JCM 18804 genome includes a region encoding these proteins:
- a CDS encoding serine hydrolase domain-containing protein → MFSHRLSIPSLVLCTGALILSPIVPAAEDYFPPPDSQGGWRTLETTDEIRDKAGMDLAKLEQAYAFTERCSQNGGLLVVRKGYLVFEKYFGRAHRNANPDMASTGKAYTSIACGIMLNEFKDKIPEGLDTKVFTEKYLPEALPLNDPRKADIKLGQLLCMTAGYWGEGQAPSGYVMGKSTPLKPVPGQNIKDLDQSSLKVPLWTDPGAGYSYSSPAPHIASIVLRHVTGMELQDYIRKRLGDPMGWESWGYCLHRGDYDMPHANGAGSIAVHATDALRFGYCLLREGRWGNQQLVPAEYIKLCQQASPYNPHTPFSLQFEHNADGHVVGAPRDAFYKSGAGGFGIFVVPSLDLVIYKLGGKDGQYDPALTGLPQPFQYDGSRDNWQPVPRTGFHEGSMGGDDGLRRVLEMVAAAIRG, encoded by the coding sequence ATGTTTTCCCATCGCCTCTCAATCCCAAGCCTGGTGCTGTGCACTGGTGCGCTTATCCTCTCTCCCATCGTCCCCGCCGCAGAAGACTATTTCCCGCCACCGGACAGCCAGGGAGGCTGGCGGACGCTGGAGACGACGGACGAGATTCGCGACAAGGCGGGCATGGATCTGGCCAAGCTGGAGCAGGCCTATGCGTTCACGGAGCGGTGCAGCCAGAACGGTGGGCTGCTCGTGGTGCGCAAGGGCTACCTGGTCTTTGAAAAGTACTTCGGCCGGGCTCATCGCAATGCCAATCCCGACATGGCTTCCACCGGCAAGGCGTACACCAGCATCGCCTGCGGCATCATGCTGAATGAGTTCAAGGACAAGATTCCGGAGGGGCTGGATACGAAAGTCTTCACGGAGAAATACCTGCCTGAAGCCTTGCCGCTGAACGATCCGCGCAAGGCGGACATCAAGCTGGGCCAACTGCTCTGCATGACCGCTGGGTACTGGGGAGAGGGGCAGGCCCCGTCTGGTTACGTGATGGGCAAGTCCACGCCGCTCAAACCTGTGCCGGGCCAGAACATCAAAGACCTGGACCAGTCATCACTGAAGGTGCCGCTCTGGACGGATCCGGGGGCTGGCTATTCCTATTCATCTCCCGCTCCGCATATTGCCTCGATTGTGCTGCGTCACGTGACCGGGATGGAACTTCAAGATTACATCCGCAAGCGCCTGGGAGATCCCATGGGCTGGGAGTCGTGGGGATATTGCCTGCATCGTGGCGACTACGACATGCCGCATGCCAATGGCGCGGGCAGCATCGCCGTGCACGCCACGGATGCGTTGCGCTTCGGCTACTGCCTCCTGCGCGAGGGCCGTTGGGGAAATCAGCAGCTGGTACCAGCCGAGTACATCAAGCTCTGTCAGCAGGCGTCGCCGTACAATCCGCACACGCCGTTCTCGCTGCAGTTCGAGCACAATGCCGACGGGCACGTGGTGGGAGCACCCCGGGACGCCTTCTATAAATCCGGGGCGGGAGGTTTCGGTATCTTTGTGGTGCCTTCACTGGATCTGGTGATCTACAAGCTGGGTGGCAAAGACGGCCAGTACGATCCCGCACTCACCGGGCTGCCGCAGCCGTTCCAGTACGATGGTTCGAGAGATAACTGGCAGCCTGTTCCCCGGACGGGATTTCATGAGGGCAGCATGGGAGGAGATGACGGCCTGCGACGCGTGCTGGAGATGGTCGCGGCCGCCATCCGCGGGTGA
- a CDS encoding HNH endonuclease yields the protein MSDILNKSTVLVLNRCWQAIHVKTPAEAFCMLSTGAATGLDVQDDQSIVPVTWEQWLKLPVRDGDQSVKTTHGPVRVPTVVVAARYDKVPLHRPSFTARGIWERDGGVCQYTGRKLARNEGNIDHVVPRSRGGASSWENCVLADRKINTRKADRLPQEAGLRLQRPPVTPKAVPVTLLIRNVHDVRDWKHFLRQ from the coding sequence ATGTCTGACATCCTGAACAAGAGCACCGTGCTGGTGCTGAACCGATGCTGGCAGGCCATCCACGTCAAGACTCCTGCCGAAGCCTTCTGCATGCTTTCCACCGGAGCCGCCACCGGCCTCGACGTCCAGGATGACCAGTCGATCGTCCCCGTGACCTGGGAGCAGTGGCTCAAGCTGCCCGTTCGCGACGGCGACCAATCCGTCAAGACAACCCACGGCCCTGTCCGTGTGCCGACCGTGGTGGTGGCCGCCCGTTACGACAAAGTCCCGCTCCATCGCCCCAGCTTCACCGCCCGGGGCATCTGGGAACGGGATGGCGGCGTCTGCCAGTACACGGGGCGCAAGCTGGCCCGGAACGAAGGCAACATCGACCACGTCGTGCCCCGGTCCCGGGGTGGGGCTTCGTCCTGGGAAAACTGCGTGCTGGCTGACCGGAAAATCAATACCCGGAAGGCTGACCGCCTGCCCCAGGAGGCGGGCTTGCGTTTGCAACGCCCTCCGGTGACTCCCAAGGCCGTGCCCGTGACGCTGCTCATCCGCAACGTCCACGACGTGCGGGACTGGAAGCACTTCCTGCGACAATGA
- a CDS encoding nucleotidyltransferase domain-containing protein codes for MTLKPFPSALDPGVVRRVQNTLQDLEFRRGVRVLYACESGSRAWGFASPDSDYDVRFLYVHERDWYLSVDEKRDVIELPISEELDVSGWELRKALRLLRKSNPSLMEWLRSPMVYWSDPAFLEQFRALSEEFYSPKKCFVHYLHMAFGNYRDYLRGRDMVSLKKYLYVLRPLLACRWIERFQSPVPMLFQELVNAVLDEADVREAVAELVARKQSAKELSAAPPVEVLSQFVELELVRLDALNHPTDVSGDVDELDAFFRLHALAA; via the coding sequence ATGACTTTGAAACCCTTCCCCTCCGCCCTCGATCCAGGAGTTGTCAGACGCGTGCAGAACACGCTGCAGGATCTCGAGTTCCGCCGCGGTGTGCGCGTGCTCTACGCCTGCGAAAGCGGCAGCCGCGCCTGGGGTTTCGCCTCCCCGGACAGCGACTACGACGTGCGCTTCCTCTATGTCCACGAGCGCGACTGGTACCTTTCCGTTGATGAAAAGCGCGATGTGATCGAGCTGCCCATCAGCGAGGAGCTGGATGTGAGCGGTTGGGAGCTGCGGAAGGCTCTGCGTCTGCTGCGCAAGAGCAACCCCTCCCTCATGGAGTGGCTGCGCTCGCCCATGGTGTACTGGAGCGATCCCGCGTTCCTCGAACAGTTCCGCGCTCTCTCCGAGGAGTTCTACTCGCCCAAGAAGTGCTTCGTGCACTACCTGCACATGGCTTTCGGCAACTACCGCGACTACCTGCGCGGCCGCGACATGGTGAGCTTGAAGAAGTATCTCTATGTGCTGCGCCCGCTGCTGGCCTGCCGCTGGATCGAGCGCTTCCAGTCCCCGGTCCCCATGCTCTTCCAGGAGCTGGTGAACGCGGTGCTGGATGAAGCCGACGTCCGCGAGGCCGTGGCAGAGCTGGTGGCCCGGAAGCAGAGCGCCAAAGAGCTCTCTGCGGCCCCGCCGGTGGAGGTGCTGTCCCAGTTCGTGGAACTGGAGCTGGTGCGTCTGGATGCCCTGAATCATCCCACGGATGTTTCGGGGGATGTGGACGAGCTTGATGCCTTCTTCCGCCTGCACGCCCTGGCCGCCTAG
- a CDS encoding beta strand repeat-containing protein codes for MTPSKFLLLCSAVLFPAGNPWLSAAPLTWDVDPGTSEVQDGGGNWLDANRWLSGGSNQNWADGNDALFGGGSGLAGTVTLAAPVIAGSLTFNAAGSGTYTLSGSTLTLSTGNVVVNVNATINSILAGSAGLTKTGAGVLTLGGAGANTYTGLTTISEGGLNLNKTSGNAVGGDIAITNGGRLQMTLANQVADTAAITMSGATSVFNGTAVNGGQSNQGETFASLTVTGGAVNSGNGVNGFVVTGATTMTGGAGNTIFVGNSGMTYTTNSLSLTNINSVAGGNVAAVNTFTVYGNTATRISSLFVGNGGITLNNSRINLRKGSVGTAGAKGSRLVLDGDITTTGTSASFITLDTAASAEGVADLELSSTSAAVTRTFNIGGGGANLTIDVRVTNGASAAAGILKQGAGQLTFSGDAAYTGITTIREGILAVAGSGGKLSGTSAVVVSGGGTLHVGSGTATSSLNNGIANRINPAASLALGGADASGGNVILAAAAIGNTHAQSFSQLSIGTGVHSIASNAATGTNTLTFDGAAASVYTRSAGGYVNFGNQAGFGVAFTNAATGSSVAGTAADAVLIGATMNNRTDFVTAAAGTLVAATYTSTGASTWMTGKNMDVTGDVTTGAGDAGVNSLRFNDATARSVTLDGTQTLTSGMILNTANVGARDNIITGGVLKGAAGGDLLVIQNNASGLLTISSDIQDNGSATALTKVGAGVLVMSGTNTYTGTTYVLEGTLRTAGVASLGAGNLLLNGGVYESNGTFDRSLGTGDNQVQITGGVSGFSAFGGSLTINLGGAGGTIVWGTSSFQPSTLVLNGSTANASLDLLNGLDLNGAVRTISVGANVATLSGQISNTGAAGSAGLTKTGTGALLISSANSYDGVTTITAGALQAGHNQAFGTSTVVLAGGELQASGGARVLGNQVRVTASSTISGSNALTLNGTLTNGSTTPSLTNSLTSGNVLTLNGNVYLSEDNTTTGRYLQILGSGSTVINGVIANNSLGNSTATGLFLNGGRLQLTADNTYTGRTLVANGPLVITRDRNLGIAESTPLTDAIILAVSSKLRIEGTFALDVNRSIGIGNSSGGAATGTIEVAAGQTFTVGGTITNRTVNVDGSAINTSVNGPSVGSLTKADSGRLVLSGNNTYSGLTTVSNGILLLRHGNALGTTEAGTTVGGGASLQLAGDITVGAEALTINGSGLGGVGALRNAEGNNTWGGLITLGGTSTRINSDLGTLTLDVASGDAIVNTATTGTRTLSLGGTGQIVVVDAINQSGVGGTLAIVKDGVGTVTLSGTNNINGNVTVNSGRLVLDYSSANTVLQTDKALTFNGGTIEVKAQSGGSPILGNITLVGNSGLNKLVVGEGTTLTLGNTWTRNSTSLLLIDLSAAGSVLNSSPATETKTIASSGTTTRGMIVGGGFAAYTVEDGNGRYDFAALSGGSVVRLDASLALPATGGSTGSAYLLKPTTGSSTLQFNAGVTVNTAVVRVDTTEAAGELDLNGGKLVLNDLGFLVDGSNNFTIKDTSVGQTGLLEGTSTNTALFMYHYGTGTLTITAKLSSGGGSVAFIGEGGLVDWNSASNSTGSTNIQGAVVRASHVGALSLNNSATAGGGTQFINLSNGGILELATGNLTRNLGTSGNGVLGFQAGDGGGFSAFGADRTVNFTSGATSINIVWGSTTGFLASGSKLILGSKYANKQVDLANSVDLNGGNQVVDVQSTFAAGVGGKLSGVISGTTGSLQKIGQGILEVTGNNTYGGGTTVSEGTLLANNSLGSATGTGNVTVLSGARLGGNGTVGASASPANLTVKSGGILSVGQLGNTSGQQLKLATGVGGVITLSGTVEFDIFGNNGGVNPIGNNDSLGLTSSSPIALGGTLKIVDSTDLATELTLGSSWQLIDWTNVIVSNGQKYTGGFTTFDVPVLAEGLAWDYSQLYTTGYVSISVVPEPGRVMLLAGGLAALLLRRRRRQRA; via the coding sequence ATGACTCCCTCCAAGTTCCTCCTCCTCTGTTCAGCCGTCCTGTTTCCGGCAGGAAATCCCTGGTTGTCAGCCGCCCCGTTGACTTGGGATGTGGATCCCGGCACGTCCGAGGTGCAGGACGGCGGGGGCAACTGGCTGGATGCCAATCGCTGGCTCAGCGGGGGATCCAACCAGAACTGGGCAGACGGGAACGATGCCCTGTTTGGTGGCGGCTCAGGGCTTGCCGGGACCGTGACCCTGGCGGCACCCGTGATCGCCGGCTCTCTCACTTTTAATGCTGCGGGCAGCGGCACCTATACGTTGTCTGGCAGCACCCTCACTCTTTCGACGGGCAATGTGGTGGTGAATGTGAATGCGACCATCAACTCCATCCTTGCGGGCAGCGCGGGCCTGACCAAGACGGGTGCTGGTGTGTTGACCCTGGGAGGGGCAGGCGCAAACACTTACACGGGGCTCACCACCATCTCTGAGGGCGGGCTCAACCTTAACAAGACGTCTGGAAATGCAGTTGGTGGCGACATTGCCATTACAAACGGCGGTCGTTTGCAGATGACGCTGGCCAACCAGGTTGCCGACACCGCTGCCATTACCATGAGTGGTGCCACCAGCGTGTTCAATGGCACAGCCGTGAATGGCGGACAGAGCAACCAGGGGGAGACCTTCGCAAGCCTGACCGTCACTGGGGGCGCTGTGAACTCCGGCAACGGGGTAAATGGCTTTGTGGTGACGGGGGCAACGACGATGACCGGTGGTGCCGGTAACACGATCTTCGTGGGCAACAGCGGCATGACCTACACGACAAACAGCCTGAGCCTGACCAACATCAACTCGGTGGCAGGTGGAAATGTGGCCGCCGTCAACACGTTCACCGTTTACGGTAATACTGCGACACGCATCAGCAGCCTGTTTGTCGGGAACGGTGGCATCACGCTGAACAACAGCCGGATCAATCTTCGCAAGGGCTCGGTCGGGACGGCGGGTGCCAAGGGCAGTCGGCTTGTCCTGGACGGGGACATCACTACCACCGGGACGTCTGCCTCCTTCATCACGCTGGACACAGCGGCAAGCGCCGAAGGGGTTGCCGATCTTGAACTGAGCAGCACCAGTGCGGCGGTGACCCGCACCTTTAACATCGGCGGGGGCGGTGCGAACCTCACCATCGATGTGAGGGTCACCAACGGAGCCTCTGCGGCGGCAGGCATCCTGAAGCAGGGGGCCGGACAGCTGACTTTCTCAGGCGATGCTGCCTACACTGGGATCACCACCATCAGGGAAGGCATCCTGGCGGTGGCGGGGTCGGGAGGCAAGTTGTCTGGCACGAGCGCTGTGGTGGTGTCGGGCGGAGGCACATTGCATGTGGGTAGCGGGACTGCGACATCCAGCCTGAACAATGGGATCGCCAACAGGATCAATCCCGCGGCCTCGCTGGCTCTGGGCGGTGCCGATGCCTCTGGGGGAAATGTGATCCTGGCGGCCGCTGCGATCGGCAACACTCACGCCCAAAGCTTTAGTCAGCTTTCCATCGGGACGGGCGTTCACAGCATCGCCTCCAATGCCGCCACGGGAACCAACACGCTGACCTTCGATGGGGCTGCTGCCTCTGTCTATACCCGCAGTGCCGGAGGGTATGTGAATTTTGGGAACCAGGCAGGCTTTGGCGTCGCTTTCACCAACGCGGCCACGGGCAGCTCGGTGGCGGGAACTGCAGCGGATGCCGTGCTGATAGGGGCTACGATGAACAACCGGACGGATTTTGTGACGGCGGCGGCAGGGACTTTGGTGGCAGCGACCTACACAAGCACGGGTGCTTCCACTTGGATGACGGGCAAGAACATGGACGTCACCGGGGATGTGACGACGGGTGCGGGCGATGCGGGCGTCAACAGCCTGCGGTTCAATGACGCAACGGCTCGCTCAGTCACGCTTGACGGCACGCAGACTCTGACCAGCGGGATGATCCTCAATACGGCCAACGTGGGAGCACGGGACAACATCATCACGGGCGGGGTGCTGAAAGGGGCTGCAGGCGGTGATCTGCTGGTCATTCAAAACAACGCCAGCGGTCTGCTGACGATCAGTTCTGACATTCAGGATAACGGCAGTGCCACGGCACTGACCAAGGTCGGGGCGGGGGTGCTGGTCATGAGTGGCACCAATACCTACACGGGCACCACCTATGTCTTGGAGGGCACGCTTCGCACTGCTGGGGTGGCAAGCCTCGGTGCAGGGAACCTGCTCCTGAATGGCGGCGTATATGAGTCGAACGGCACCTTTGACCGCTCCCTTGGCACGGGGGACAATCAGGTGCAGATCACCGGAGGCGTATCCGGATTCAGCGCCTTCGGGGGCAGCCTCACCATCAATCTGGGTGGGGCGGGCGGCACCATTGTCTGGGGGACGTCTTCCTTTCAACCCAGCACGCTGGTTTTGAATGGCTCCACCGCCAACGCGTCGCTCGATCTGTTGAATGGACTGGACCTGAATGGAGCGGTCAGGACCATCAGCGTTGGTGCCAATGTGGCCACGCTTTCAGGACAGATCAGCAACACCGGGGCCGCGGGAAGTGCGGGGCTGACGAAGACGGGAACTGGTGCGCTGCTGATTTCCAGTGCGAACTCGTATGATGGCGTGACCACCATCACGGCAGGTGCGCTTCAGGCCGGTCACAATCAGGCGTTTGGCACCAGCACCGTGGTGCTCGCAGGAGGCGAGTTGCAGGCAAGTGGTGGAGCTCGGGTGCTGGGAAATCAGGTGAGAGTGACGGCCAGCAGCACCATCAGCGGAAGCAATGCCCTGACGCTCAATGGCACCCTCACCAATGGCTCCACCACGCCCTCGCTGACGAACAGCCTTACCTCAGGAAATGTCCTGACCCTCAATGGCAACGTCTATCTCTCAGAGGACAATACGACCACGGGCCGCTACCTCCAGATTTTGGGATCCGGCAGCACGGTGATCAACGGCGTGATTGCCAACAACAGCCTGGGCAACAGCACCGCCACAGGCCTGTTCCTAAACGGGGGACGGCTTCAACTGACGGCTGATAACACCTACACCGGCCGCACGCTGGTGGCCAACGGTCCGCTGGTCATCACCAGAGACAGGAACTTGGGAATCGCTGAATCCACGCCGCTGACTGATGCCATCATTCTCGCAGTGTCTTCCAAGCTGCGGATCGAAGGGACCTTTGCGCTGGATGTGAACCGTTCCATCGGCATTGGAAACTCTTCTGGTGGGGCGGCTACGGGCACCATCGAGGTGGCAGCGGGGCAGACCTTCACCGTTGGAGGAACCATCACGAACCGCACCGTCAATGTTGACGGGAGCGCCATAAACACCTCAGTGAATGGGCCGAGTGTGGGCAGTTTGACCAAGGCCGACAGCGGCAGACTGGTGCTCTCTGGCAACAACACCTATTCAGGGCTCACGACGGTCAGCAACGGCATCCTCCTGCTTCGCCATGGGAACGCGCTGGGGACCACGGAGGCGGGCACCACTGTAGGCGGAGGTGCATCCCTACAGCTCGCTGGAGACATCACCGTCGGGGCGGAGGCGCTTACGATCAACGGCAGCGGGCTGGGCGGTGTGGGCGCGTTGCGCAATGCAGAAGGAAACAACACCTGGGGAGGCTTGATCACCCTTGGGGGCACCAGCACCCGGATTAATTCTGACCTCGGGACATTGACTTTGGATGTTGCATCCGGCGACGCCATCGTCAACACGGCCACTACGGGCACGCGTACCCTTTCCCTGGGTGGAACGGGGCAAATCGTCGTGGTGGATGCGATCAATCAGTCTGGTGTGGGCGGCACCCTGGCCATTGTAAAAGATGGCGTGGGAACGGTCACTCTTTCCGGGACGAACAACATCAATGGCAACGTCACAGTCAACAGCGGCCGGCTGGTGCTGGACTACTCGTCTGCAAATACCGTGCTGCAGACTGACAAGGCGCTTACCTTTAACGGTGGAACCATTGAGGTGAAGGCCCAGAGTGGAGGCTCACCGATTCTTGGCAATATCACCCTGGTTGGGAACAGCGGGTTGAACAAGCTGGTGGTGGGTGAGGGCACGACGCTCACCCTCGGCAATACCTGGACGCGCAACAGCACCAGCCTGCTGCTGATCGATCTTTCCGCCGCAGGAAGCGTGCTGAACTCCAGTCCGGCCACCGAGACCAAGACCATCGCCTCCTCTGGCACCACCACGCGGGGGATGATTGTGGGGGGCGGATTTGCTGCTTACACCGTGGAAGACGGCAACGGACGCTACGACTTTGCCGCCCTGAGCGGAGGCTCCGTCGTGAGGCTGGATGCCAGTCTGGCCCTGCCAGCGACAGGGGGGAGCACCGGCAGTGCTTATTTGCTGAAACCGACCACGGGGTCGTCCACGCTTCAGTTCAATGCTGGGGTCACCGTGAACACCGCCGTGGTGCGGGTGGATACCACCGAGGCAGCTGGTGAATTGGACCTCAACGGAGGCAAGCTGGTGCTTAACGACCTCGGGTTCCTGGTGGACGGGAGCAACAACTTCACCATCAAGGACACCAGCGTGGGGCAGACGGGGCTCCTTGAGGGAACCTCGACCAATACTGCCCTGTTCATGTACCACTACGGGACCGGGACTCTTACCATTACCGCCAAGCTCTCCAGCGGCGGTGGGTCGGTGGCCTTCATTGGTGAAGGGGGCTTGGTGGACTGGAACTCGGCCTCCAATTCCACAGGTTCCACGAACATACAGGGGGCCGTGGTGCGGGCCAGCCATGTGGGGGCGCTTTCACTGAACAACTCGGCCACCGCCGGGGGAGGCACGCAGTTCATCAACCTTTCCAACGGCGGCATTCTGGAGCTGGCGACCGGCAACCTCACTCGCAATCTCGGTACTTCCGGCAACGGAGTGCTCGGATTTCAGGCTGGCGATGGCGGCGGTTTCAGCGCGTTTGGTGCAGACCGGACGGTCAACTTCACCTCTGGAGCGACTAGCATCAATATTGTCTGGGGCTCCACCACGGGTTTCCTGGCCAGTGGCAGCAAACTGATCCTGGGCTCCAAGTACGCCAACAAGCAGGTGGACCTCGCCAACAGCGTGGATCTAAACGGTGGCAACCAGGTCGTGGATGTGCAAAGCACCTTTGCCGCCGGTGTAGGGGGCAAGCTCAGCGGGGTCATCAGCGGCACCACAGGCAGCCTCCAGAAGATCGGGCAGGGCATCCTGGAAGTCACAGGAAACAACACCTATGGCGGAGGCACCACCGTCAGTGAGGGCACCTTGCTTGCGAACAACTCCCTGGGCTCCGCCACCGGCACGGGAAACGTCACGGTGCTCAGCGGTGCCCGTCTGGGCGGCAACGGCACGGTGGGGGCCTCCGCCAGCCCGGCCAATCTCACCGTGAAATCGGGCGGGATCCTGTCCGTGGGCCAGCTGGGGAACACCAGCGGTCAGCAGCTCAAGCTCGCCACAGGTGTGGGCGGGGTGATCACCCTGTCCGGCACGGTGGAGTTCGACATCTTCGGCAACAATGGCGGGGTCAACCCGATTGGGAACAACGACTCGCTGGGTCTCACCAGCAGTTCGCCCATCGCCCTGGGGGGCACGCTCAAGATCGTGGATTCCACCGACCTCGCAACGGAGCTGACGCTGGGTTCCTCCTGGCAGCTTATCGACTGGACGAACGTGATCGTCAGCAACGGACAGAAGTACACGGGCGGCTTCACCACCTTTGACGTGCCGGTGCTGGCGGAGGGGCTGGCCTGGGACTACTCCCAGCTCTACACCACGGGTTACGTCTCCATTTCCGTCGTTCCAGAACCGGGACGCGTGATGCTTCTGGCGGGTGGGCTGGCGGCCTTGCTGTTGCGCCGCCGTCGCCGTCAGAGGGCCTGA
- a CDS encoding ArnT family glycosyltransferase, which yields MSPTSPWSKLRAWHLLLGLLLLRLLFLPFFCSLYDLAGDESYYWEWGRRPDWGYYSKPPLIGWLMGMVGWLSGNQEWGVRLAALMVGTGSLTLLYLLGKRMFDESTGLLVLALAALTPANVALNLFFTIDSPLVLLWSAALLAFWSAVQSPERLTRWLILCLVMGVGTLSKQMMLVFPVLMILFAALTKEARPLLKRPGLWLSMVGALLFMLPVLWWNQRHGWITLEHTKHHFNTKEQAGLLDHLVQFIEFPATQAGLFTPITWFGLLTVSATALWQWRRLGLKERLLATFSAPALVVFHLLALRQSVNPNWPAVYYLAAMVLLAATWTRATTGLTLWPGFMKLQRPALVVAATLTSLAYLVPVGMWATGRTGDDKLDPMARIHGWSEAGQKAGEFLAATPRPEQTFLLALGHRENASQFAFYTPQHPRAYRWQPDGIIASQYELWPTPAEALGRDALILQPSEKPLPRRLERNFTQVEKLGEIRVPLGTSGSRKWQVFLGRELKAWDAAP from the coding sequence ATGTCGCCCACTTCCCCATGGTCAAAGCTCCGCGCCTGGCACCTCTTGCTCGGGCTGCTGCTGCTTCGACTGCTGTTCCTCCCCTTTTTCTGCAGCCTCTATGATCTGGCCGGGGACGAGAGCTACTACTGGGAGTGGGGCCGCCGACCCGATTGGGGCTACTACAGCAAGCCGCCCCTGATCGGCTGGCTCATGGGCATGGTGGGGTGGCTCAGTGGGAATCAGGAGTGGGGCGTGCGCCTGGCCGCGCTCATGGTGGGCACGGGATCCCTGACGCTGCTCTATCTGCTGGGGAAACGGATGTTTGATGAGTCGACCGGTCTCCTGGTGCTGGCGCTGGCGGCACTGACTCCGGCGAATGTCGCGCTGAACCTCTTCTTCACCATCGACTCGCCATTGGTGTTGCTCTGGTCAGCCGCGCTTCTGGCTTTCTGGTCAGCGGTACAGAGCCCAGAACGTTTGACGCGCTGGCTGATCCTCTGCCTCGTGATGGGTGTCGGCACGCTGAGCAAGCAGATGATGCTCGTGTTTCCCGTGCTCATGATCCTCTTTGCCGCTCTCACGAAAGAGGCTCGCCCCCTGCTCAAGCGGCCTGGATTATGGCTCAGCATGGTGGGAGCGCTGCTCTTCATGCTGCCGGTGCTGTGGTGGAACCAGCGGCACGGGTGGATCACCCTGGAGCACACGAAGCACCACTTCAACACCAAGGAACAGGCCGGCCTGCTGGATCACCTCGTGCAGTTCATCGAGTTTCCCGCCACCCAGGCCGGGCTCTTCACCCCGATCACCTGGTTCGGGCTGCTCACGGTCTCGGCCACCGCCCTCTGGCAGTGGCGTCGGCTGGGGCTGAAGGAGCGCCTGCTGGCCACCTTCTCCGCCCCGGCCCTGGTGGTCTTTCACCTCCTGGCGTTGCGCCAGAGCGTGAACCCAAACTGGCCTGCGGTATATTACCTGGCCGCCATGGTGCTGCTGGCCGCCACCTGGACCCGCGCCACCACCGGCCTGACCCTCTGGCCAGGGTTCATGAAACTGCAACGCCCGGCCCTGGTCGTTGCCGCAACTCTGACTTCCCTGGCCTATCTGGTGCCGGTGGGAATGTGGGCCACCGGCCGTACCGGCGACGACAAGCTGGATCCCATGGCCCGCATTCACGGATGGTCTGAGGCCGGACAGAAAGCTGGTGAATTCCTCGCCGCCACCCCTCGGCCAGAGCAGACGTTTCTCCTGGCCCTGGGGCATCGGGAGAACGCGAGCCAGTTCGCCTTTTACACCCCTCAGCATCCGCGTGCCTACCGCTGGCAGCCAGACGGCATCATCGCCTCCCAGTACGAGCTGTGGCCGACACCTGCCGAAGCCCTGGGACGGGATGCCCTGATCCTGCAGCCGTCAGAGAAACCCCTGCCACGTCGGCTGGAACGGAACTTCACCCAGGTGGAAAAGCTGGGTGAGATTCGTGTGCCCCTGGGAACCTCTGGTTCAAGGAAATGGCAGGTGTTTCTGGGACGCGAACTGAAGGCGTGGGACGCCGCTCCGTGA